The DNA segment GTAGTACCGCTCTTTCTGTACATCCATGTCCACCAGGGGTACCGGAAGGAAACGGGCCAGCTCTTCGGTGACGCCGATGGCACCGCCGCCGGGACCGCCGCAGCCGTGGGGGGCCGAGAAGGTCTTGTGGAGATTGAAGAAGCAGAGATCGAAGTCCGCCTCCCTGGCCCTGGTCATCCCCAGGATTCCGTTGGCGTTGGCCTGGTCGTAGCTGCAGAGACCGCCGGCTTCGTGGACAATGCGCGTGAACTCCCTGATCCTGGAGTTGTAGATGCCGATATCCTCGGGGTTGGTGATCAGCAGTGCGGCGGTACGCTCCGAAACGGCCTCCTTGAGGGCCTCGATATCGGGGCGGCCATCCTTGTCGGGGTAGATGGTGATCACCTTGAAGCCCTTCAGCTTCGCCACGGCGGAATTCGACGGGTGGCTGAAGATGGTGGTGATGATCTCGTCGCGCTGGTCCGCCTCTCCCCTGGCCTCCACCCAGGCCCGGATAATGGAGACAATGGTGAAAAGGGCGTGGGATCCGCCGCCGGGATGCAGGGAGAACCGGTCCATTCCGGAAACCTGGCGGAGATACAGATCGAGATCGTACATCATCTGCAGAACGCCCTGGGTCGTTCCTTCATCCTGGTACGGGTGGAGCTCCGTCACCGATTCATGGGTAGCGAAACGTTCGTTGATCTTGGGACTGTACTTCATGGTACAGGTTCCCTGGCCGATATCGATATTCAGGTCCGCACCGAGATTCTCCTGGGAAAGGCGGAGGTAGTGCTTCAGCACCCGCATCTGCCCCATCTCCGGCAGATTGGGAGCCTCCGGGCGGACCATCCCTTCGGGAAGGCCTGACAGGCCGTCCCCTGCAACCGCCTGCACCTCTGGTTCCGTCTCCGGCACGAGTATCCCCCGTTCGCCGGGCGCACTCAGTTCGTAGATGATCGGCTCGTCCCAGCGAGCCTGGTGGAAATCACGGAGTTTCGTTGTCATGTTCATTCCCACTGTCAACACTCCTTTCTCGCAGGCCCGGTCAGGCCAGGTAGTCCTTCAGCACAGCCACCAGAGTGTCCATATCCTCCTGCGTCGTGGCCTCGGTCACACAGTAGAGCGCGCTCCGGCCAAGCGCCGGGTACTGTTCCGACAGATCGTAGCCTCCAAAGATCCCCTTGCCGCGGAGGAACGCGTTGATCTCGCCGACCTTCCGCCCGGTGTCGTCGAAATTCACTACGAATTCCCGGAAGAAGGAGCCTTCCAGCGAAGGGGCGCGCACACCGTCGAGCTCTCCGAGTTTAGCGGCAAGATAGCGGGAACGCTGGAGGATGCCCTTGCCGAGGTCCTGCATTCCCTGAGGGCCCATGAGCGCCAGATAGGCGCCGGCCGTGATGCCCCACAGCGCGGCGGCGGTCCCGACGAACTCCTTGCCCTTCTCCCGGACAGCCAGGGAGGTTCGTTCCCAGGCCACATCGCCGAAGCCCCACTCACCGTGGGTGGTGGGTGCGATCCCGAAGAGCCTGGAAGGATACTCCTGGACAAAGGCGGGGTCGTCAGGTGTCGCGATAAAGCCTCCGCGGGCGCCGCCGTAGAGCATGTGCATGCCCAGGGGCTGCACATCGCCGCAGGCCATGTCGGCGCCGTAGCGGGAGGGCGGCTGCAGCACGCCCAGCGAGGAGGGGTCAACGGCGACGATCAGCAATCCGCCGACAGCGTGGACCATCTCGGCAACCCGCTTCCCCTGGGGCTCCACCACCCCATGGAAGGTGGGGTTGTCGAACAGTACGGCTGCAACGTCATCGGCGAGCTGCTCTTCCAGTGCAGCCAGATCGAGATGCCCGGTGCGTTCGTTGTAGGGAATGGGCTCCACGGCGATCTGGGGCGAACAGTAGTTGCGGATCATCCTGACCTTGTCGGGATGCACCGTTTCCGCCACCAGGACACGGAACCGCCCGGTGATGCGGGAAGCCATACGGAGTGATGTAGCCGCCGCCTGGGAGCCGTCGTAGGTGGGGACATTGACCACATCCATATCGAGCATCTCGGCCATCATGCTGGTGTACTCGAAGAGCGCCTGGAACCGCCCGTGGTCCTCGTAGGGTTCGCCGGCATAGGCGGTGAGGAACTCCGAGCGCTGGGCGATCTCGTCGCAGACGGCGGGCACATGGCACTGATAGCAGCCGGCGCCGAGGAAGTTGATGTACTCGCTGCAGCTGCCGTTCTGACCCATCAGCCGCTGCATATGCCGCTGCAACGCGGCCTCGCCGGGAAGCGGCGCGGGAAGCTCCATCCCGTCCTCGGCAAGCCGCAGCTCCCGGGGGATACAGGCGTAGAACGCCTCGATGTCCTCCACACCGATGGCCTTCAGCATGGCCTCTTTGTTCTCCGGCGCGGAGTTGGGAATGTAGGGATGTGTACCAAACCTCTCTGCCATTCTCGTTACCTCCTTCGTATATGTGGAAATGCTCCTGCGGGAAGAACCTTTGATGTCAAGCCGTTCCTCCTCCGTCAACGACAAGATTGGCACCGCTCACCCACTGGGAGAGGTCGCTTGCCAGGAAGTAGACCGCCCTGGCGATGTCTTCGGGCCGGCCGAGCCGCGCGATGGGCCTGTCGGCGCTCTCTTTCAGCCACTCCTGTTCGTCCATGCCGAGCTGGCGCCCCTCCTCTCTGAGCAGCGGCGTATCCACATCGCCGGGGCTGACACAGTTGACCCGGATGTTCTGTGGACCGTGGTCGATGCACATCGCCCGCGTCAGGTTCACCACACCGCCCTTGGCCGCGCAGTAGGCGGCTGCCTTCGGGCCGCCGCTGATCCCCCAGCCCGATCCGATGTTGATGATGCTGCCGCCGCCGCGCCGTTCCAGCAGAGGAACAACGAACCGGGACACCATGTACACACCTTTGAGCGTCACATCGAGAGAGATATCCCAGTCCTTCTCCTCGAGATCCACCACACTCTGCCGCCGGATCACCCCGGCGCAGTTGACCAGGATATCCACCCCGCCGAAGGCGTTCCCTACGGTCTCGGCCATCCTGCGGCAGGAGTCGGCGGAGGTGACATCACACTCCACAAAGCGCGCCGCTTTCCCGAGCTCCGAGACCGCCGCCTCGCCGTCGCTACGGTTGATATCGGCGAGCACCACCGAAGCACCCGTTTCAGCGAGAAAGCGGGCGCAACCCCTGCCGATCCCCGAAGCGGCACCTGTGACCACCGCTACCTTTCCCTCAAGTCCAAAGGTCTTCTGGAAATCCATCACCGTCGCATCGTCCTTTCCTGATTGGGCTATTGGAGCCCTGCCGTCTCGCCGCCATCGATGGGGATCACCGAACCGGTGATATAGGAGGCCTGCTCCGAAGCGAGAAACGCAAAGAGCGCGGCGATCTCGTCCGGCTGGGCGTGGCGCTGCATCGGTATCTTCCGGTTTGTCGCCTCCAGCATCTCCGGCGTGTACTCCGCCTTCTGCATGGGCGTCAACACGTAGCCCGGGCAGATGGCGTTGACGCGCACCCGGGGGGCGAACTCCAGCGCCATGGTCTGGGTGAGCAGGATCACACCGGCTTTGGAGGCATTGTAGTCGGTGTAGTAGGGGTGCCCTTCCGTCCCGTTGGTGGACGCCGTCATCAGGATGACGCCGCTCCCCTGGGCGTCCATCCGCGACATGGCCTCCCGGGAGCAGTGGAACATCCCGCCGAGGTTGATATCCATCACCCGGGACCACTGCTCCGGCGGGATATCCAGAAAGGGACAGCGATAGCTCACGCCCGCATTGGAGATGAGCACATCGATCCCGCCCATCAGTCTGTCGACCTCGGCAAAGGCCCGCTGCACCTCCTCGGGACTCCCGACATCCGTCTGCACGACCCCTTCAAGGCCGGGGAGTGCGGTTTCCGCCGCGTCCAACCCTTCACTGTGAATGTCAAGGATCACCACACGGCTTCCCTCGTCGAGAAAGCGCGCCGCCGTGGCGTAGCCGATCCCGCTGGCGCCGCCGGTGACCACCACCCGTTTGTTCTGGAGATCACTGTACAAACCCATCGAAAACCTCCTTCCAAAGGCCACATATATCGTGTCCATCGGCATCATACCGCCTCTGGACGCGAATCGGTATTCAGCGTATACTTGGTATACAAAGCATAGGCCCTGGACTGGCCGCTGTCAAGCCGTATCGCCAGGTCATGGTAGAATGGCTGTCATTCCATCTGTAGGAGGGAACACATACAAATGAGGGGACCTGTGGTCTATCCAAGCTCCACAGATATCGTATACAACAGACTGAAGCAGCAGATTCTCAAAAAGGAGCTCACTCCCGGACAACGCCTCCCCGAAAAGGAACTGGCCGAAGGCCTGGAGGTAAGCCGTACACCGGTGCGTGAAGCACTGCGACGGCTCGCCTCGGACCATCTTGTCGATCTGATCCCCAATGGAGGGGCCAGGCTGGCCTCGCCGACCCAGCAGGAGGTCCGCGATACCTACCAGGTACGCCAGCATCTGGAGTCGCTTTCCATCCAGCTGGCGATGCCCCGGATTACCCCGCTTTTTCTCTGCCGGCTGGAGGAAAACATCGCCGAAGAGGAGGAGATCTTCCAGGAACGGGATCTGGAGCGCTATATCGATATCAACAGCTCCTTCCACCTCATCATCGCCGAAGCCGGCGGCAACTCCGTGCTCATCGACTACCTGGAGAACCTCCTGACCCGGACCTTCGCCTACATGGTCTTTTTCGAGTCCTTCTTCGATTTCGACACCAATCCCAGTCTGGGAGAACACCGGGCGCTCGTCAGGGCGATGCGTATGGGGCACGCCCAGCAGGCGAAGACGCTGATGGAACAACACATCGCCGTGTCCGAACAGCAACTGAAGTGCCAGCTGGGATAACCGTCAGGTTCAAAATAGCTGCAGGCGGATCTCTTCTGTTGCCGTGCAGGTACCACCGTGATACAATACCGCTCGTGCTACAAAGGGGGTGACAGATGTGCCGACACATAAATCAGCGGAGAAACGGATCCGTACATCCGAAAAGCAGAGGGTGTACAACAAGCACTGGCGTACCATGAGCCGTACGGCCCGCAAACGCGTGATCCAGGCGGTGGAAGCCGGCGACAGAGAGCTGGCCATGCAGCGTCTCAACCGCGCCTATTCGGTGCTCGACAGGGCTACCGTAAAGGGCGTCCTCCATAAAAACACCTCGTCACGCTACAAGAAACGCTTGAATTCGAAGGTCCATGGAATGCAGAACTAGCTCGCAGAGAGCACATCGGTAGCGGAGAGGCTTTGTTTCAGACAAGATCCGGGCGCGGGAAACGCGTTCGGCTCTTGTCTTTTTTTTGTTGCTACCTGCCCGGGGGCCTCCCATCCGACGGCCGACTCCGGTCAACGAGTTCCAGCACAAGCAGCTCCAGCCCCTTCCAGCCTGTCCCCTGCCCCCACTTCTCCCCGCAGCTCAACCCCGCCAGACCGACAACCACCTGCTGGAGCTCTGCACATCGGTAGTGCCTGCAGGCCTCACCGGCGAGGCGGTGCTGGTACTTCCGTGTCTTCAGCACCTTCTGCATGGCCTCCCCGGCTCCACCGGGGAAGAGCTGCATGAACAGCGCGATACGGAGACGGTTGTACAGCGCCCCGGTCACCCGCAGGATGTCCTCGTGACGCTCTACACGGGAGAGCGCATGCAGCACCTCTCCGCGTCGGGCGCGGCAGACCCCGTCGAGCAGCTGGAGGAGGGCGCCCTCGCCCTCGTCGACGCAGGCCAGACGGACATCCTCCTCGGTGACGGGCCGATCCGCCGCCAGCAGGGCAAGCTTGGCGAGCTCGCTCCGCATCTCCTCGGGATCGTCGAACCACTCCGAGAGCAGCGCCGTCGCCCCCGCCTGCAGACGGACCCCTGCCGAACGCCCCTGCTCCTCGATCCACCGCAACCGGGCCTTCCCCCATTTCGGAGGGGACTCCGGACGCAGGATCTCCGCAGCGTCCCGCACCTCCTTGGCGAGATACTTCGACGGGGCGTCCGCGTAGAGGGCGATGATAACCGTTGCGGCATCATGGCCCTCCAGACGCGGCCGGAGATCTTTTGGGATGTCCCTGAGCTCCCCGGGTTCCTCCAGGACCACAAAGCGGCGCCGGGCAAAGAGGCCGGGGGTATCCAGCGGCACAAAGACATCCCGCCAGTCCGACGCGTCCCCGATCT comes from the Synergistales bacterium genome and includes:
- a CDS encoding GntR family transcriptional regulator; the protein is MRGPVVYPSSTDIVYNRLKQQILKKELTPGQRLPEKELAEGLEVSRTPVREALRRLASDHLVDLIPNGGARLASPTQQEVRDTYQVRQHLESLSIQLAMPRITPLFLCRLEENIAEEEEIFQERDLERYIDINSSFHLIIAEAGGNSVLIDYLENLLTRTFAYMVFFESFFDFDTNPSLGEHRALVRAMRMGHAQQAKTLMEQHIAVSEQQLKCQLG
- a CDS encoding SDR family oxidoreductase — its product is MGLYSDLQNKRVVVTGGASGIGYATAARFLDEGSRVVILDIHSEGLDAAETALPGLEGVVQTDVGSPEEVQRAFAEVDRLMGGIDVLISNAGVSYRCPFLDIPPEQWSRVMDINLGGMFHCSREAMSRMDAQGSGVILMTASTNGTEGHPYYTDYNASKAGVILLTQTMALEFAPRVRVNAICPGYVLTPMQKAEYTPEMLEATNRKIPMQRHAQPDEIAALFAFLASEQASYITGSVIPIDGGETAGLQ
- a CDS encoding SDR family oxidoreductase, translated to MDFQKTFGLEGKVAVVTGAASGIGRGCARFLAETGASVVLADINRSDGEAAVSELGKAARFVECDVTSADSCRRMAETVGNAFGGVDILVNCAGVIRRQSVVDLEEKDWDISLDVTLKGVYMVSRFVVPLLERRGGGSIINIGSGWGISGGPKAAAYCAAKGGVVNLTRAMCIDHGPQNIRVNCVSPGDVDTPLLREEGRQLGMDEQEWLKESADRPIARLGRPEDIARAVYFLASDLSQWVSGANLVVDGGGTA
- a CDS encoding aminotransferase class V-fold PLP-dependent enzyme, whose protein sequence is MNMTTKLRDFHQARWDEPIIYELSAPGERGILVPETEPEVQAVAGDGLSGLPEGMVRPEAPNLPEMGQMRVLKHYLRLSQENLGADLNIDIGQGTCTMKYSPKINERFATHESVTELHPYQDEGTTQGVLQMMYDLDLYLRQVSGMDRFSLHPGGGSHALFTIVSIIRAWVEARGEADQRDEIITTIFSHPSNSAVAKLKGFKVITIYPDKDGRPDIEALKEAVSERTAALLITNPEDIGIYNSRIREFTRIVHEAGGLCSYDQANANGILGMTRAREADFDLCFFNLHKTFSAPHGCGGPGGGAIGVTEELARFLPVPLVDMDVQKERYY
- the rpsT gene encoding 30S ribosomal protein S20, with the translated sequence MPTHKSAEKRIRTSEKQRVYNKHWRTMSRTARKRVIQAVEAGDRELAMQRLNRAYSVLDRATVKGVLHKNTSSRYKKRLNSKVHGMQN
- the gcvPA gene encoding aminomethyl-transferring glycine dehydrogenase subunit GcvPA, encoding MAERFGTHPYIPNSAPENKEAMLKAIGVEDIEAFYACIPRELRLAEDGMELPAPLPGEAALQRHMQRLMGQNGSCSEYINFLGAGCYQCHVPAVCDEIAQRSEFLTAYAGEPYEDHGRFQALFEYTSMMAEMLDMDVVNVPTYDGSQAAATSLRMASRITGRFRVLVAETVHPDKVRMIRNYCSPQIAVEPIPYNERTGHLDLAALEEQLADDVAAVLFDNPTFHGVVEPQGKRVAEMVHAVGGLLIVAVDPSSLGVLQPPSRYGADMACGDVQPLGMHMLYGGARGGFIATPDDPAFVQEYPSRLFGIAPTTHGEWGFGDVAWERTSLAVREKGKEFVGTAAALWGITAGAYLALMGPQGMQDLGKGILQRSRYLAAKLGELDGVRAPSLEGSFFREFVVNFDDTGRKVGEINAFLRGKGIFGGYDLSEQYPALGRSALYCVTEATTQEDMDTLVAVLKDYLA